CTCTTTTTACATTGTTTCAAGGTAAGCgtatcttcttttcttattggtTGGATCCCTACAAATCATATTCAATTAACTTTaatactcatattttttttgttcctaaaaGGTTATCATTTTTCTCCTTTGGAATTCAACATTTGTATCCGTTGCAAATTCCAATTTAAATGGTATTCCCATAGTAGAGTTATGGAATTTTAGTTTATGGGGGGTAGTATGAGATTTGTAATAGGTGAGAAAATTACCCATTTGATCAAATATGCCACCAATGAATTTCTACCTCTTATTCTAGTGTGTTCTTCTGGAGGAGCACATATGGAAAAAGGAAGTTTGAGCTTGATGCAAATGTCTAAAATATCTTCCACTTTATAATATgattatcaatcaaatataaaacaaaaatctttcgtaaatttaattataaactaTAAACATTCTTAACATTGTTAAACAAGTTTTTTTCTTGATCTACCTTACCTAGCAAAGTACAAAAAAATAAGTAGTCTTATCTTTTTGTATCCAATCAATACAAACTCCTTTATCTGGATTCTAATaactaataaaaagaatataccAACACCAATGTTATCTAAATCCTAAAATGTAGATTCCTAGACATTTTCCTACATCAAACTACTTACgttattctaaatcattaagaaaaaagagacaaaaagaAGACAACCCTCCTGTTTGATGATTTCATAACTAAATATGACATTAAAGGGCAATTACAACTAAAATAACTTCCTCCCccataaaaattacaaatggTGCTTAGATTACTTTTTAAAGTCtctttcacaaaataatttttataatacttttcACTTTTATGAGGCTTGTAACTTTATCCCTTCTcatcaaaaatacatttttcgATTTACTAAATCATATTGAAAATCTCTTATccattggaaaattttcaagagAGGATATgagtcattcttttttttttttttttttttcaaaacttcattttctttggcaaaaATCATTTTATCCTTCTTTGGATAAAGTCTTCCTCCCTTGATTTTCTTAGGTTTGATATACTTCATAAACTTCTTAGAAATGAGATCAAAGTTTTCATCTTCACTTTCCCCCTCTTTATCCTCAATTGGTAAAGCTTTGAATGCAATatcatatttcttcttttctttaactCTTTGATGCTTGTTCATGTGTATCTCGTGAGTCATAAGTGACCTAATTAGTTCTTCAAGAGGCAGTGTGGTGGGATCTTTAACTTCTTGGATGGCGATCACCTTAGCTTCACACTATTTTGATAAAAACGTCATAATCTTTGACTTTCTCCACTTCAATGAAGGTCTTTCCCAAACCATGAAGTTTATTTATAATCTTCATAAACTTAGTAAACATCTCACCAAtggattcaaaatttttcattgaaaacaaatcATAATTATTCACAAAGATACTTATCTTAAATTCTTTTACTTGGTTGGTACCTTCATAAGTAATTTGTAGGAGTGTCAATATATCTTTAACGTATTTATATTGGGAGATGCTATTATATCTATTTCTATATCTTTAACCTATTATATTTGtttcgaaaaaaaaaacataagtgAGTTCCATAATTTGTGAAACTTTTGCATCTTTAACATAAAATTCTTGAGGAAACCAAACAAGATAAACTCCTTaacattttgaaaactttttaaacCATGAATAACACTAATCAATTgtagtttttatttagaaaaattcttcatccaattttgaaaagattcaaGGCCCGTTTGAAATCAATTGGATGAGTTTTGACATGTTAGGTgctttaataataatatgcaTCCCTAACTTAGTACAAACCACAATCTTACATAAAAGTAACCTAAAAATGATCTATGTAAACCTTCTTGATATTCTCTTTTCTCCATATATCTTCTACAAGATAGTTCTATGGAAATCTTCTTGTCTAATTCACTAAATTAGAAAACGTTAAATCTAatccttattttgttatcatcaaaacataagTTAAAAAATCTTGGTCTAataacactacaagaaaaaagatatatggtgacatttataataagtcactataaacatagggtgtcatTACAATATAGCGTCACcttatccactgacaccatagagggtatcAATTGGTGACATATTTCGAAGCGACACCAaagcagataaatggtgacacattcagaagtgacaccatatatttttagtgatgcttaatttgatatagagttgtATGAGATATATAAtgtgtcatattaaatgcatcatctttgagttatggtgtcacgtTAAATGTATCACCtttaatttatggtgtcacatcattgtaaatgattatggaagatatggttgttttttgttgattagtttgtagatttttgtaatgcttattaataaataagaccAACCTGTGTaaattgtccataaatataataatcatattatatttaacttatattttcataatgctTATAAATTAACTTGTAACACATTACATCAtccaataatatttgtatatcaaatgttcataaaataatagtacatcaaacacatcaaacccaccaaaactaaaaagaaaagtgaatacacattaaaacatgatttagaaatgttaagcttcccaacattcatgtatacctacatttcatatgcataaaaccggctaaccataaaatgacagaagagttgcatccaaaaacccaaaattctcaattccaAATAAAGTAATGTTTATGTCCAATAATGTATGACATAAGAGTCATATCTAAAAACCTAAATCTTGTtgcctctttcttctttctttttattcttcgtACTGTCctcccaagagtgtatacctgcatttcatagtttaatgaggtttagagttcttattgaaaataaaaatgtgatgttataaacaataaacaaatctaagtactaatgttttcttttttttttcctttttctcgttttgatataaaaatagttcgtaaagaataagtaatgttaTACAATACCAATGGAAAATTCAATCATATAATAACTAAGGGACTTACCATGAATGATCACGATACATcaatatgattcatgattagttataacacaaaagtaATCCATTCTTCtctaatttcataaaattctacttgagaatatgtttttttggtcatcaaactgaaatcaaatgagaataacattaatatcacaataattggaagaatgaaattatatacaattcattaaatgagtaaaacctttaaaGCAATAACTGTAAAATCgacaattatttctttaatgaatcttataacaaagtagtcacatttgaactcaaataaaaacaattcaagaaaataaaaaataaatcaaaactacaaaatcaaaatataaatctaaaatttttaaaaaaatactaattttctacttaaaatttgcactttttaattttttttataattcattttgtttttaaaaatcatttttaacatctaatatatatatatatatatatatatatatatatatatatatatgtatatttcttggaaggatttttttaatttcagtatttttttaagttcattttgtgaaataacaatgtccattaaatttcatctcaattatataaaataaaattttagtaacaaaatataaaaatgtttttaactactaatatgataagatatgatattataacaagcatgaaaattgtgcatataagacaaaaaaaagtctaatttttttattaaaaaatgtaagagaaaaattagaatgagaaagaatcaaagaacttttcataaacattattgattttttaatcataacaattattaatatattggttcatttttaaatactttcacaagaatatattttaactacaagttattttaatttatcaaaagatttttaggaaatgagctattatccatttattattatcttatttttcagaaaatattttcagtCATTTCATACACgttttcaactactaaaattattgtttttatagaataaacaaAGAAGCATACACTTATCCTCCACTCACTAAGTCAACTATTACAATcaccataatattttattcacctACCAATATCTTATTCCATTTAGATAACTCTctcaacaaaatcatttttacaatACTTTTTACTCTCCTATgatattgaatattttattccatttaggTGACTCTCAACACAGAGAAATGTCTTCTTAGGTTAACTGaacaaagactttttttttttagtttacaatatgtataaaaaacaattatttattacaaGGAATGTGGTAGAaaggtcattttatttttaaagaattttttagaatttcttaaACATTTACAAAGAATAGAAcctaacaattttatttctaaaaaaattgatcaattcaaaaaagaaagaagaatattattttttaaggaaagttAATAAACTACTTTATTCTTGAATTATCTAAACAaaacttactaaaaaatattttatcccaaatttattttcaaaactttcttattgACAACTATCTcatatgtaaattattttattatatagagaaattcttattttattttttttagagaaaaattcacttgtttattaaatatcaaagaagtctatttttatgtctattatatatataaatcctcTTATTTTCATACAAGAAAACTAGTGTATCTCTCATTCTCAATtagacaaaaattttaaaaatcattcatttttcttgttttcatttgttttggggCTTATTAGCAATGAAACGAAAAATATGTTAGAATGTTAAACCTAGTTTTTACTCCCCTGGAACTCGACAAAAAACACCATTTACAAAACCCACATCATAGATATACTAAATCAAGAGATATAAAACAATTGTACtaacaaatatttttgcattaataaaaaaaaaaatgaagatgatagaTAAGGGATTTTGACTTACCCGAGATTTTACGAAGTAAAGAATATCAATTTTAGGTGTGCCGACCATGGGTgtgagaagaaggagaagaaaaagatggTTAGGGTTAAGCAATAAGATCTTTTATATTAGTTAATGTATATATGGAAACAATGGACTTTTCATTAATTGTTCCTActcactattttaaaaaagggcccattgagttataaaatttaaaattttttatttcatatggtgtcacttccaaaaaatgacACTATAAATCTGAAATTAGCATCATCTAACTACcctaattgaagattttttatatgatgtgtcacctttataaattttaagctcaatggtgtcattattttaaatgtgacaccataaatagtgacatcataaatcatttttgtagtagtgtaataaattgaaattaggGTTACAAATTAAAACATGGGACCAATTTGAGCTCATAGGTTATGTTGCCCATGTTCATGGTAggactttgaatttttttccaactttttgTGAGTTATGGATGaataattgtataatttatctATTAAAATGGTGTAATTTTACAAAAACTATTTAGAAGATTGGTGACTAGTATATGTTGTATAATAAAGAGAAACACAAAGAAAGTCTTGTAAATTGGTTACTTTTTATGCTACATGAGATTTTTATGCTAAATTGCATTACCCTCATTAGAATGCTTACCATAATATTCTTAATCAATTTCTTATGATTTTCTAGATCCGACCACTACTAACCAGATGGAGTTGTTGGGAAAGGAAATGGCTAAATGTTGTGGAGGTTTGCCACTGGCGATTGTTGTGCTTGGAGGACTTCTGGCTACAAAACACCATACCTATGAATGGGAAAGGGTTCATAAACATACTAAATCATACTTGAGAAAAGGTAAAGACAAATACGAGCAGCAAGGTAGTGGAGTGTCGGATGTGTTAGCTCTCAGCTACCAAGATGTTCCATACCAATTAAAATCATGTTTCCTCTATTTGGGCCATTTCCCTGAGGACCACGAAATACGCACAAAAACTTTGGTATGAATGTGGGTGGCCGAAGGGATTGTGTCACGAGTGGGAGAAGAAACATCGGAGGATGTTGCAGAAGGGTATCTCGATGAGCTAATTGGAAGGTGTATGGTTCAAGTAGGAAGAAGGAGTTCAAATGGAAGAGTCAAAACTTGCCGACTACATGACCTTATGCGAGATTTATGCTTGTCAAAGGCACaggaagaaaattttcttgagatTGTCAATCTTCAGCAGATGGAGACATTTTCATCTTCCATGCCAACAACACGCACCTCAAATAAAGTCAGAAGACGTGCCATATATCTGGATCAATGCGGTCCTTTAGAGAGTGTTGAAGAGGTTAGACTACCGTctaaaaatgaagatgaagatgccAATAGCTATGTCAATTTGAACCCACAAAATGGTACACACCTTCGGTCTCTGCTAATATTCAGTATGCGAGATTCATCGGTAATCCCCTGGGTGCTGAGAAAGACTGACTGGAAGAACTTCAAATTATTAAGAGTGTTAAGTCTTGAGGAACTTATTTTGGCAGAAAATATACCTAAGGCATTAGGCAAACTAATACACTTGAAGTacttaagtttaaaatttgCTTCTTTGCCAAGTTTCCCATCATCTATAAGAAATTTAGGTTGTATCCAAACATTGGATTTACGATTTTATTGCGTCGATGGTCAACCGATAAATTGTTTTGGAATAAATAAAGTGATAGGAAGGATGAAATGGCTAAGGCATCTCTACCTTCCTCTAGAGCTTAAGGTGGATAATAGTAAGGTGCAATGGGACAACCTAAGCAACTTGGAGACACTAAAAAACTTTGATGGAGAACAATGGGATGTACAAGATTTGGCCCAGTTGACCAAGCTTAGGAAATTGctgataaaaaatatcaaaagctTTAAAGAGTTTGTGATGATCCTCAATCCCTCCTGTCCCATTTCAAACAAACTTGAGTCCTTGGTTTTGGATGAAGTAAGGGCCACCATGGAAGAAACAGATCTGAGGCAATTATCGATATGTCAACATCTTTATAAGCTATACCTAGGAGGAGAAATAAGCAATCTACCTGAGCACCACCACTTGCCTCCGAACCTCACCAAGTTAACCTTGTGGGAGTCTCGCCTAAGACAGGATCCGATGCCAATTCTGGAGAGGCTTCTTAACTTGACAACCCTGTACTTATGCTCTAATTTTTACTCTAGGGAGGAATTGGTTTTCTCTGCAAATGGGTTCCCTCAACTCAAATATTTGCAACTTTTCGCTGTTTATGCCTTAAAAAGGTTGTGGGTGGACAAAAGTGCAATGCCTAGTCTAAAGCATTTATCGATTGACGCATGCTTATCATTGGAAATGGTTCCTGAAGGGTTGAGATATATCACTACGCTTCAGATATTGGAAATTGGGTCTATGCCCAATGAATTCATGCAGAGGCTTCAAGTGATAAATGGAATAGAAGGGGAGGATTTCTACAAAGTCCGACACGTGCCCTCCATCTCATTCATAAATTATTGGTAAGTCATTCATTTCTactctttcttttctccttccaTGTATACAAACACGTTAGAAAACAATTGGCAATCACTCAATTTTTATCCACCAACTGTATGACTACAAATTTTCATTCTCCCCAAAAATTCCTTCACATCATATTATTATTCaactatttgtttgtttattcaaaattacTGCTCTCTTCAAACTTGCTATTAATTTCAACAGCCCTTCTAtttcaatattcttttattAACAGATAATTTTAGAAGTCCTTCTAACTATGATTCCATGTTCAAGGGATGGGTGAGTATCTAAGGAGAGGCAGAAACCCATGAAGAAAAACTTGGATTGCAGATTCAGTCCAATGGGAATGGATTATGGAGAAGTAATGGTAAATGGCAATTGTTACTTGTTAGCAAGCAGCCTAGTTGGAATAATGACGGAGTCCTCCACCTTTCACTGAATCATGCATGTTATACATCATGGATGCGGCTTCGTTACTGTCTTATCAACTATATTAAGCGTGCTACTACATGATATTAGATTTATTTGATCTGAACACAATATTCCAacgatttttttctttctttctttcttttcaattggTGTGTTGGCTTGTTTATGACTGAATCTGGTATTGTTTTTTCTGATGGTTGTGACTTCGCATCTGTGGTCATGTTGTGTGCCAAAAGAAAATggatatttcaataaaattcccccttgtttctttggttttttttaagcAGCTTGTGCTTCCATATACTGATCCagacaaagaaaaagggaaatcgCCATTTTTCTAACATCATCTTCATAGCATAGAACAAGACTGGGGAGCTACCAACCACTAGACAGTAAATCAAACAATTGAACTGCACCTATAGCACTATAAAATATGTAATGCAGCATTGTACGTAACAATTACTTTAATTACACATATTTGGCCACTTCCAATGAGCAATAGCACTATAAAATATGTAGATATTCATCTGTCAATCTCAAGTTCTGTcctatttccctttttttctctctttctctctctctgcaTGTCCTGGGCAATGAAGATGCATATTGGTTTTGTGTTAGTTTTGGGGGAGTATTCCCATGTAGGAAACATAGGCGAAGGATGGGTTCCAAATTCAGTGGGCATGGACTTCCAGCGTAGACTTGCCTCCCATTCAGCTTCCTTCAGCAGCTTCAGTATCTCCTCCACAACTGTCTTGCTTCCCTAAGCAGATAAGTGAACCCCATCTGTGGAAAAGTATAAGGTAATAATTGAAGACTTCACTActactaaaaacaattaaactcGTTATGAATGATGTATTTCCATCTTCCAATATTTAGTTTTCCTAAAGACGACTATTTTACCCAACAAAGTGGGACAAAAACTCCTGTCCTGAAAGTGGGGAGTGGAAGATTTCTCTGCAGTACATTCAAGAACAGAAACTCTAGAAGGATTTAACTGTCACAATTTAACCAACATCCATTGAGAAATGAGCTTGCCCCCAAAATATCACATATCCGTAGCCAGTAGGAATCAGGACATGATAACACTACCATAGTATATATGGATGGCCAGGTAAAACTGAAAACTGAATATTCAAAGTTGTTCTAGACATGTATAGCTGAGATAAACAAGAAACTAATAGGCAAACATCTCATTCATTCATCTTCACAAACAGAAGATCATTGTGTCCAGTAGATGAAGATAGAAGATACCACTGCTGCATGAAAGTCATTGGCAGAGATATTGGACATTGAGTATATGCCAAAAGGATTCATTCATAGGCTTTAAGtgataaatggaaaagaagggGAAGATTTCTACGAAGTCCAAGTGC
This DNA window, taken from Vitis riparia cultivar Riparia Gloire de Montpellier isolate 1030 chromosome 13, EGFV_Vit.rip_1.0, whole genome shotgun sequence, encodes the following:
- the LOC117929276 gene encoding disease resistance RPP8-like protein 3 is translated as MEETDLRQLSICQHLYKLYLGGEISNLPEHHHLPPNLTKLTLWESRLRQDPMPILERLLNLTTLYLCSNFYSREELVFSANGFPQLKYLQLFAVYALKRLWVDKSAMPSLKHLSIDACLSLEMVPEGLRYITTLQILEIGSMPNEFMQRLQVINGIEGEDFYKVRHVPSISFINYWDG